ATCCCTGCCGCCGCTCCAGAAGTTGCACATTCCCGAGAAAACCATTCTTTCAATTGCGCCAGCGCCTTTTTCTTCAAACGATAGACGTGGCTGACGTCAAGGCTCATTTCTTCCGCCAGCTCGCGGGCGTTTCTGCATTCGACCACCAGCTCGCGCAAAATGTGCGCTTCGCGTTCGGGAAGCTGAAGAAGGCCCTCCCGCAGCATGATGATCTCCTCCACTTCTCGAAATTCCGCCGTTTCATCGCCGTCCTCGCACTCGATGTCGACGGGGATCGGGGCTTTCGCCTCCACTCTCTGGAGAAAATTGAGCATCTGGCCTCTGATTCGGTAGCAGGCATAGGTTGTAAAACGGTGCCCCAAGTTCACGTCGAATTTATCGACGGCGCGTATCAACGCCAGAGTCCCCTCCTGCACAAGGTCGGAAAAGCGCTGCCCGTTTACCCTGAACTTTTTAGCGACCCAATACACCAGCGGACGATAGGCGAGGATGAGCTGCTCTCGCGCCTCCTCGTCTCCGGAGGACATCGCAAGCCAGAGTTTTTTTTCTTTTTCCCAGTGAAGTTCGCTTGCTTCGCCCATTTCGTCCTCCCACAGTTGAATTTTTATCTATTTTACCAGTTCTTGAGGCTTTTTGCTCGTTCATGCCAGTTTTCGGCATAAGAAGCAGGCGGCCCTTTTCAGCGCCGCCGCAGTCTTCTCATTGAAAAAGAACGGATTAAAATGGCACCGGCAGCGATTTCCGTGAAGCTCCCTGCGACGAAACGGCGCTGTGGAGCGTGTCGTTATAAAAACAGAGGACAAATTTTTCTCCTGTGTCCTCAAGCCCGGTCAAAGCGCAATTATTCATGCGGAAGTTTTTCCAGACCGCCTCCAGCGAGAGATTCAGAGCTTCGGACAGAAAAGCCCGCAAAGTTCCGCCGTGCGAGACCACCAAAATACGTTGTCCCCGCGTTTTCCGCAAGGCGGCAAGGACTCTTCTGATACGGATTTTGATCTCGTCGGCCGATTCCGCATGCGGGATTTTCACGGAGAACGGATGCGCCGCCCAACGCGAATAATCGTCGCCGCGTTCCCGCAGCGACGAGACGCTTTGACCTTCCCAATCGCCAAAGCCGATTTCGCGCAGATCCTCCATGACATGAAGGGCGCTCCGCTCGCAGTCTGCGGCGATCGCGGCCGTCGCCACAGCTCTTTTTAAAGGGCTGACATAAATTTCCTCGGGAGCCCATTCGGCGATCCGCTCCGCAGCCATTGCCGCCTGCCGCATGCCCAGTTCATTCAAGGGGATGTCCATGCGCCCCTGAAAGCGCATCTGCGCGTTCCAGTCGGTCTGGCCGTGGCGCAGCAGTAGAATTTTTCTCGTCGTCATCACACGCTCTCCTGGATAGTCGACTCATCCGGCGATTGTCCGCCAGAATTCTCACTTCGATTGGCGCTTCACCTTCGTCCGACCTCCGCCGAAAAAGCGAACGGCTTTTTCAGGGCCGCCTTCAAAAAATCGTCTTGCCCCGGCAGAGGTACAGCGTCCCCGCGCAGCGTCGCAGAAAACGGCAGGACCATAAAATGATACCTCATCTGAACGCGTCGTTTCAAGACGTTTTTTTGGACTTGGGGCGACGCCGGCTTTCGTTCGGATCGTTTCCTGCCGATGGACAAAAAAAGCGCCTCCAGCGAATTTTACAGGCTGGAGGCGCTTTTTTACTCCGAGATGGAGCTGCGATGACCTACCTCATCTTGTCAGGCTTTGTCCGCCTGCTCGAAACCGCACTGCAGAGCCTTGAGATTCATCGGCAAGAACTGCGGCTTTTTCTTGCCAAGCTTTTCTTCCACGACATGTTTCGCAGACTCGCGGCTGATGATCCCGGAGGCGGCGACGGCCGCGCCCAGCAGGACGATATTCGCCGTCTTGGGGCTGCCGCACTCGGCCGCGAGCTTCTCGGCGGGAACGGGAATCACCGTGATATCCTGACGCGGATTTTCGTATTTCACGAGATCGCTGTTATAAACCAGAACGCCTCCCGCTCGGGGCGAGCTCTCGAATTTGGCCAGCGACGGCTGATTGAACACCACGCAGACATCGCACTTGTTGATGATCGGCGAACCCACAGGCTCTTCGCTGACAACGGTGCTGCAATTCGCGGTGCCGCCGCGCATCTCGGGACCGTAGGAAGGGATCCAGGATACGTTGCGCCCCTCGTCCATACCGGCATAGGCGACAAGTTGCCCCAGCATCATGACTCCCTGCCCGCCAAAACCGGCCGCGATCAATTCTTTGTAAAATCCAGCCATTTTCCTTCCTCCTAGAATAATGTAGTCGCACTTGTTGACAGATTATTGAACGGGACAATCTGCGATAATGTCAGC
This sequence is a window from Pyramidobacter sp. YE332. Protein-coding genes within it:
- a CDS encoding sigma-70 family RNA polymerase sigma factor; the encoded protein is MGEASELHWEKEKKLWLAMSSGDEEAREQLILAYRPLVYWVAKKFRVNGQRFSDLVQEGTLALIRAVDKFDVNLGHRFTTYACYRIRGQMLNFLQRVEAKAPIPVDIECEDGDETAEFREVEEIIMLREGLLQLPEREAHILRELVVECRNARELAEEMSLDVSHVYRLKKKALAQLKEWFSRECATSGAAAGIIR
- a CDS encoding 2-oxoacid:acceptor oxidoreductase family protein — its product is MAGFYKELIAAGFGGQGVMMLGQLVAYAGMDEGRNVSWIPSYGPEMRGGTANCSTVVSEEPVGSPIINKCDVCVVFNQPSLAKFESSPRAGGVLVYNSDLVKYENPRQDITVIPVPAEKLAAECGSPKTANIVLLGAAVAASGIISRESAKHVVEEKLGKKKPQFLPMNLKALQCGFEQADKA
- a CDS encoding histidine phosphatase family protein; translated protein: MTTRKILLLRHGQTDWNAQMRFQGRMDIPLNELGMRQAAMAAERIAEWAPEEIYVSPLKRAVATAAIAADCERSALHVMEDLREIGFGDWEGQSVSSLRERGDDYSRWAAHPFSVKIPHAESADEIKIRIRRVLAALRKTRGQRILVVSHGGTLRAFLSEALNLSLEAVWKNFRMNNCALTGLEDTGEKFVLCFYNDTLHSAVSSQGASRKSLPVPF